AAGAATTCAGTCTTCTCATCCTGTTCGTCATGGTTTGTAGCGGTAATAACAAATGGTGATGAGAGAAGGAATGAAACTATAAATAATGGAGGATCGATCATGGGGTGTATGCTTAAGAAATTTAGTACACgaaagaaagaataaaaaatggaatattCGAGGATACTAAGCGATGGCTCGGTATTGCTGGGAGTGAACGATCTCGATGTTTATCACGAAAAGaataaggggggggggggggttacGAAAAGTTATTTAATCTCGTGACTGGAGATATATAAGCGTGAGAAAGGGGAAGAATATAAATAAGCAATAAATGTATTGGGGGTGAGATACCGTGAGATACGATAAGCGAGAGTGAAGACAATGCAGAAAGAAAGGAGTCGAAGACAGAGAAGTTTCCATTCGTGTTCGAATCAGAGTGGTCCAGAGCAGTACAAAGGATTGTAATACTTTcagaatttctttttcattagaagtgaaagaagaagaagaagaagaagaagaaagagtcGAATAGTTAGAGAGAAAGCAAGCTAATACAGTATGAACCTACCGAGGCCTTCAAGTTCGGGAAAATTAGGTGCTTGGACTAGAGGGACAACAGAAAGAGATGatattactattattagttATGAAACTGAGAAAACCTCTTCCTGAttatgctttttttctctatgaACGATCGTGCAGCTCTTTCTCGTCTATTCAGACTTTTggttcgttaaaaaaagtgGTGAAATCTAAAAATGTGTAACTTTGCACATATTGTAGAAGGAAAAGTCTTTCGAGTGCACGAACTTTCACAAAGAATAAATTTGTTCCGATTCATTGTTCGAgtacaattttcaagtttcaatGTGTTCATGTagcatcaaaattttcatacaAAAAATTCCTGAAAGCCCATTTCCCGACGAGACATTGTGTTTGGTATGTAAAAAGTGTTATGTAAAGGGCATGTCGATTCTTCAGCCATCGTTTGTATTGGCAAACGGTATTCAACGATTGAGCATCTATTTAATGATCAAATGGACGAAACGATGCTTACaaggaaaataattgtacaggTAAAGAAGCTGCCTATGCTGATAGCCAGTGCAGTGCATCTCACGATAATCTCAATTAATATTTAACTCGTTCATTCATGATTAAACTAGTAATTAAACAGCTTTGCAAATTAATAATCTGACGCGATAATGGATAATCAATGAATGACCACCGATTGCAACTCATAATCAACGTTTCTATAAATATTCGTCTAACATCCTagtatttcgagaaaaaaatctattctcATGTGCACAATAAAATTTGGAAGATAATCCTGTAAGTGAGGATATGAAAATAGGAGGGATTTGTGAATTCTGGAGGGAAACTTACTGTCAAAACTGACGAAAAGTTCAGGCATGTCATCGACCGATACCATGCTGCGATAATCAAGTCTCGGGGGTGCCGCTGAAATTTTGTTGCTTCCTCTGCTGCTGTCAACGCTGCTGCTGCCCGAAGATGTTAAAGGCTGTTGTCGAATGAATGTACCGACTGACGAGCGTctgaaataaatattgcaCAATTTTTGGTCGTTTGTTTTCTTTCCCTGTCGCACTGAGAACACCAAAGTTTCGAATTTCCGAGTGACAAAAGTTATTTACAGAACCTAAGATTATTTACAACGTACAAATACCTTAAAAGCATTTGACGATTCATAACCGACCATCTCGCAAGTTCGAAACCAATTTATATCTAAATCCATTTACAGCATTAACATCAAGGGgatacaaataaaatgtattaagACAATTAAGGTAGATAAAACGCAACGAGCGTTGTGCATACAATGAGAAATAGTAAGACGAGACTCATGTTCATTAGTCTTTTTAGTTGTTGTTGTGTTGTTGATGTTGCCTGTAAGCGATGTGGGGCACACAAAGGGAAACATCTTTTTTTAAAGAATCTCGAAAGATCTCTCTCATACCCTTGTGGTATTTGCTGAAAATATTCCTGGAGACAGCAATAGGGGTTAGTGGGGGGCCATCAAGTCTTTATAGGAAAGAAGGGATTACATGGAAGGAATACaaacttttagttttggcCAATGTACTTTCTACTCCGTTTTGGGAAAACACATAAAGCTCCCATCGTTTCATGTGAAGAATTCCAATTAAAAGTTCTACGAGTTCAACATTGTTTGGAATTTCCGCATAATTTTCCACCTTGAACGCTAGTCAATGGTCCAAAATCATGTCAAGAACGGTAtgtgaatcatttttttcacgactgTATTGGAGCAAATTggagcaaatttcaaaataaaaatcgaaagaagCGATTTCATCGTCTTCAATGATAATTAATTGGAATTCAATGGAATAGTGTATTTGTCGTGAAACTACGAAGTGACAGTTGCATTCGAGTAAAAGTTAATAATCAACTAGATAGACAGACATGTATAAAaaggaaattattgaaaaatgttgaatatctATTGAGATTGCATTGCAAAGTTCAACGTTAACGGACATCATCGAGGATATTTGGAAAGGATAAAATTATAGGGCTGACAAAAAGTGGAGAAAGATGAGGGGGGAATGAGAATGCGGCCGGGATGAGACTCACCCGATGAGACCTCCTGGGCCCGGAGAAAACTGGGGATTGCCGATATCCTGAGAGAGAGTGGACGCGGTGAGCGGAGGAGTTCCTCCGGCTCTACCGGCACTCTCTTCGCTCGGCGTTTTGGCAAAGAGGCCCGAGCTAAAGTCACTCACCAGGTTGATCGGCGAGCTTTATTATGTACCCAAACCATCATTACCACATTACACATTCAGCGGTTAGTCACGATTTTATAGAGAAGATAAAAATGCACATATTAACCCATTTTCAGTCAACGTTAAAGCGtctatgcatttttttcatcaatcatTTAAACCGGCAATtcaataatatgtaaaaactGCTAATTTTAAAAGAGATGCAGGTATACGAAGGCTTTTTCTAGGCCACGTCATGGTCTTTCTAATTTTGCCATtaggaaaaaatcattcaaagaAAATTTACCATTCGTTGGTACTTTTGgtaggaaaaaaacaaaactgcGAGCTACATATAAACGTTTCCAATCCATTGGATATTAGcagaatttcaaatatttgttaaaacttgATGATTTAACCGTTGAACAGTACGAAATGCAATATTGCTAATAAGTTGCTCGAGAAATACTTTTGAATCGTTACAAACGATTCCACAAATTCATCCACAGCATCGGAAAATGGATTAAACGAGcgtaacaaacattttttatagaaaCTTAGTTAAGGTATGAAGAAAGCGTCAATTTTTGCGCTGGAGAAATATCTCGTCACGATTGGTTTGTCaatttgtcttttttcctccatcaCCCATGAAATTATACGCACTTGGTACTCTTAGCTCGTTCCTGTATCCGAGAGCGACTGTCttcgtaataataataaattcataagaaaagtaaaatgatCGCAGAAGCTGCACTATCGAGCAAATCGATCTAACAATGATGCTGTCACGAGCGAGCgattttctatgttttttccaTCGATCACTAGGCATTAAagacagaaaagaaaaagtaaaaatttgcGCAAAGCGAGTTCGCTGCGTTGATCAATGTTTCGAACGCATCGATAAACCAAGCGTGACgagtttcatcattttcgatATCCTGACTGAAATATATTTTAGTAAATGATTTAATTCACCCTGTTACCTTACGTACAAGACAAACAAATTGATGCACTTTTCTGTCGGTTAGTATAAAGTGAATAAACGTCGAAGCGTTCCGAATATCTATTGTATACGAGATAAATGCGAGATAAAATAAGAGGTTCAATTCGCAACGGCGAATAATCgtaattaaaataattgataGTAACAGTTGTAAAAACAGGCCCTTCAGCTCTCAAATCTTCAGAGTATCTCAccttgaaaaaactttactgAAAACTGAGGAGTGATGGCTATCCGCACTGTTGGGGAGGCTCGTATTTTTATCAGATATTGATTTATTTTCGTCCTCCTTTTCGCCGGTTAAACCTTCCATCCATGACAATGGATATGATAGTCTTTTAAGCATCtggaaaaaaagagttttgtCAATTGGGAATCACCGAGCAATAAGCTCTTCTAAAAGTCTAGTTCTACAAATATTTTGCCAACTTAACGTCGACGAGGTGTCTTCTTCCCTTCCGATAACCATTTCGAAACCGAATTCGATCAATAAAATCAGTCTTTTCGTCACCTTATTCCTACGGGTTTCCTGCTTGTCCTCGTCCTTGTGCTCGTCATCTTTTTCCGGCTCCTCAGCATTACTATCTAAACTGAACGATACCGAAGACGCCTTCTTTCTTCCGTTGATCGCCGGGGTCGCCTCCAGCGTTGTCACCGTTGTCGTGATGTTTGTCGGTGCGATCGTTATCGGCGGCACCCAATCTGAAGACAATACTATGTCCGCGTCCGAATATACTTTCTTCGACGGGATTGGCTGTACTACCGGAAGTGGAGGGTTGGGTTCGCGAATGTCGATACCTGAGTCGTAGCACGACTGCTTGACTAGAGATCCTTCCTCGTCCTCTGGGATGGCGATCGGCTTTGATGACTCCGCCTGAAAAAATCCGAATAATTGTTTTAAATATCGATCTATCAAGTaggtaaaatatttttaatttcgacGAAtgatcgtgaattttttttaatcgatgagTAATATAAACGGTTTTTATTCCATGTGTACCTTGTCCGAGTTGAGAGAATCTTGCTGCTCGTCGTCAACCGAAAAGGACAACCGATCTTTGCTAGGAACGGCCCAGTGGTGATCCAGCATCGAACGCCGACGTTCCTCAAGAGTCCTGTTCGCTTGTCCAGTTCCACCGCTGCTCTCCTTTCCGCTGCTTTCGTTGTCGTCGTCCTTATCTTTATCTTTGGTTGGGACTGAACCTTCGTCCTAAAAATCACATCAAATTCGTTAGCAATTTTGTCTATTACAAAGTAATAACATAGCAAAAAGTAAAGCAAAAACAGTAATTcgtgtgcaaatttgtttgcgCGCAggttttaaattatttatttttcagtatcACTCAGACAAACAGTGtcagttgaaaaaaaggttCTTTGCTTTGATacaaaaatgaagtttttcacttttcttctTAGACTCACGTTTTGAAGAGTATTCGGTGCAACGAGTTGCCTGTCGAAGGCCTTTGGAAAAGCATCACCCTCGCGCTCAGCACAACTGCAAACACTCTCGTTGTCATCGACCACAAGCTCAGGAAAATGTTCATCCTTGCCAGGGGACAAACTCTTGTCGGAAACAGATGGTTTTTTCATGTAATAGATCTCGGGTTTTTTGTCGACGTTACTCGCATCTGTATGACTGACTCGCATATGAGCGATATCGTAATAAATAGCGGCGTTCACGACAAATTCCATAGGCGCTATTACACCGTAGGATTCAGCACCGTGCTCGATTACCAGAGGATCCGAAACATTAGGATCGAACATTACAGCGTTTGGCGTTACCAACAAGACTCCACCGACAACACCCTGCAAACAAAGCACCACTTAATAGctcaaaacattacaaaaagtTTACATTTCTACGAAAGACATTTTagtcaattaaaaaatagaaCGTTAGCCTTGAAATAGTTCCGAAAGAttgtcaataatttttctgaattttctgATACAATAGCAAAtgagaatattttgtattGAGTGCAcataatcgataaaaaatgttaccTGTCCATCCGTAATATGACGAACATTGATTTTCAGAAACCGTTCCCTATAAGCTGGCTCATCCTCGTCTATGGTTGCACTGGAATTTTGAGGAGTCTTGATACGTTCCATGTGTCCTGGTTTTGGTGATACAGGCCGCAATGTGTCCAACAgatctgcaaaaaaaaacaattcaaattTGCAATTAGCATCAGGATAGTACATACTTATTCTTCTAAATATGTCAATGTTTATACAATTTTCTTAACAAAATTTGAGATAACTGATCAGTGTTAAAGCATTATGAACTTGAAACAAAATGAATAGAAACTATGATGAGAATATCATAGCATGGCTGTGATTGGTgatcattcaaattttcaataaagtacgaggaaaaaattgaaccatTGAATGCTCTAATTATATATTCAACATTTAAAACCGACTGCATGAgatatttctttgtttttgagAGTTGTTGTCATGTTAATAAAACATATTTCAGCAATAATTCTTCCAAAAAATGTTGTTACCTATTTTGTGTAACTGTACAAACGCATCTTCGTGAAGGTAATATCTCAAAGGAAAGTTTTTTCACATCTAGATATATTATCCAAAGCCAAGTGTCGTTTATAAAGGATGAGTGTACTttaaatcacgaaaaataagaaaaaaaaaaataaataaatgcagcAATATGTCACCTTTCAGGTACGCCATAACCTCACTTCCAGCCGATTGAAATATCGTATACATGTCGCGTATTTAAAGAGAGGA
The window above is part of the Venturia canescens isolate UGA chromosome 5, ASM1945775v1, whole genome shotgun sequence genome. Proteins encoded here:
- the mtd gene encoding nuclear receptor coactivator 7 isoform X12, producing MADHGKMSRRMSQQDVTQTRSTENLTASGFFRSKSRSVDHGFTMPYDLDSLRSKVESRFESVDKLSKDSDSESKDGSVAMEKKHSRLCQPENTIAYTVGDRDTLISVAARFDTTPSELTKLNRLGSTFVYPGQQLWVPTKGEAHPGAGSGPAAPSPDPCRDHHDTQDDLPAEERDLLDTLRPVSPKPGHMERIKTPQNSSATIDEDEPAYRERFLKINVRHITDGQGVVGGVLLVTPNAVMFDPNVSDPLVIEHGAESYGVIAPMEFVVNAAIYYDIAHMRVSHTDASNVDKKPEIYYMKKPSVSDKSLSPGKDEHFPELVVDDNESVCSCAEREGDAFPKAFDRQLVAPNTLQNDEGSVPTKDKDKDDDNESSGKESSGGTGQANRTLEERRRSMLDHHWAVPSKDRLSFSVDDEQQDSLNSDKAESSKPIAIPEDEEGSLVKQSCYDSGIDIREPNPPLPVVQPIPSKKVYSDADIVLSSDWVPPITIAPTNITTTVTTLEATPAINGRKKASSVSFSLDSNAEEPEKDDEHKDEDKQETRRNKMLKRLSYPLSWMEGLTGEKEDENKSISDKNTSLPNSADSHHSSVFSKVFSSSPINLVSDFSSGLFAKTPSEESAGRAGGTPPLTASTLSQDIGNPQFSPGPGGLIGRSSVGTFIRQQPLTSSGSSSVDSSRGSNKISAAPPRLDYRSMVSVDDMPELFVSFDIQAPNFPELEGLELIPRPARSCEDPPLYLRLRTGRPKDKKIPRSTPIMSYGKKKLRPEYWFSVPRDRVDDLYRFIHAWVPSLYGELDEDYWREKGYILSDTDTDLSPELSPQESGEAGETTDEGKGNSGEITELTRESWELIKAPYVKLYSILKTSSASADSEQIQDPEVLSMSEELRRALYANSAISLDVDIIPPDLVGTTEILSDEHREHLCRHLPARAEGYLWTLVFSTSQHGFSLNSMYRKMAKVESPILLVIEDTAGNVFGALTSCSLHVSDHFYGTGESLLFRFTPRFQAFNWTGDNLYFIKGNNESLVIGAGDGKFGLWLDGDLYQGRTQSCSTYGNEPLAPHEDFVVKTLECWAFI
- the mtd gene encoding nuclear receptor coactivator 7 isoform X14, whose amino-acid sequence is MADHGKMSKSRSVDHGFTMPYDLDSLRSKVESRFESVDKLSKDSDSESKDGSVAMEKKHSRLCQPENTIAYTVGDRDTLISVAARFDTTPSELTKLNRLGSTFVYPGQQLWVPTKGEAHPGAGSGPAAPSPDPCRDHHDTQDDLPAEERDLLDTLRPVSPKPGHMERIKTPQNSSATIDEDEPAYRERFLKINVRHITDGQGVVGGVLLVTPNAVMFDPNVSDPLVIEHGAESYGVIAPMEFVVNAAIYYDIAHMRVSHTDASNVDKKPEIYYMKKPSVSDKSLSPGKDEHFPELVVDDNESVCSCAEREGDAFPKAFDRQLVAPNTLQNDEGSVPTKDKDKDDDNESSGKESSGGTGQANRTLEERRRSMLDHHWAVPSKDRLSFSVDDEQQDSLNSDKAESSKPIAIPEDEEGSLVKQSCYDSGIDIREPNPPLPVVQPIPSKKVYSDADIVLSSDWVPPITIAPTNITTTVTTLEATPAINGRKKASSVSFSLDSNAEEPEKDDEHKDEDKQETRRNKMLKRLSYPLSWMEGLTGEKEDENKSISDKNTSLPNSADSHHSSVFSKVFSSSPINLVSDFSSGLFAKTPSEESAGRAGGTPPLTASTLSQDIGNPQFSPGPGGLIGRSSVGTFIRQQPLTSSGSSSVDSSRGSNKISAAPPRLDYRSMVSVDDMPELFVSFDIQAPNFPELEGLELIPRPARSCEDPPLYLRLRTGRPKDKKIPRSTPIMSYGKKKLRPEYWFSVPRDRVDDLYRFIHAWVPSLYGELDEDYWREKGYILSDTDTDLSPELSPQESGEAGETTDEGKGNSGEITELTRESWELIKAPYVKLYSILKTSSASADSEQIQDPEVLSMSEELRRALYANSAISLDVDIIPPDLVGTTEILSDEHREHLCRHLPARAEGYLWTLVFSTSQHGFSLNSMYRKMAKVESPILLVIEDTAGNVFGALTSCSLHVSDHFYGTGESLLFRFTPRFQAFNWTGDNLYFIKGNNESLVIGAGDGKFGLWLDGDLYQGRTQSCSTYGNEPLAPHEDFVVKTLECWAFI
- the mtd gene encoding oxidation resistance protein 1 isoform X13, whose protein sequence is MPAYEEYSDSEIPGSNVDPDLPFDYEVINNVHIYEIKYRDYVVFYVVEGDALSLFPEKFVHVKLDSDSESKDGSVAMEKKHSRLCQPENTIAYTVGDRDTLISVAARFDTTPSELTKLNRLGSTFVYPGQQLWVPTKGEAHPGAGSGPAAPSPDPCRDHHDTQDDLPAEERDLLDTLRPVSPKPGHMERIKTPQNSSATIDEDEPAYRERFLKINVRHITDGQGVVGGVLLVTPNAVMFDPNVSDPLVIEHGAESYGVIAPMEFVVNAAIYYDIAHMRVSHTDASNVDKKPEIYYMKKPSVSDKSLSPGKDEHFPELVVDDNESVCSCAEREGDAFPKAFDRQLVAPNTLQNDEGSVPTKDKDKDDDNESSGKESSGGTGQANRTLEERRRSMLDHHWAVPSKDRLSFSVDDEQQDSLNSDKAESSKPIAIPEDEEGSLVKQSCYDSGIDIREPNPPLPVVQPIPSKKVYSDADIVLSSDWVPPITIAPTNITTTVTTLEATPAINGRKKASSVSFSLDSNAEEPEKDDEHKDEDKQETRRNKMLKRLSYPLSWMEGLTGEKEDENKSISDKNTSLPNSADSHHSSVFSKVFSSSPINLVSDFSSGLFAKTPSEESAGRAGGTPPLTASTLSQDIGNPQFSPGPGGLIGRSSVGTFIRQQPLTSSGSSSVDSSRGSNKISAAPPRLDYRSMVSVDDMPELFVSFDIQAPNFPELEGLELIPRPARSCEDPPLYLRLRTGRPKDKKIPRSTPIMSYGKKKLRPEYWFSVPRDRVDDLYRFIHAWVPSLYGELDEDYWREKGYILSDTDTDLSPELSPQESGEAGETTDEGKGNSGEITELTRESWELIKAPYVKLYSILKTSSASADSEQIQDPEVLSMSEELRRALYANSAISLDVDIIPPDLVGTTEILSDEHREHLCRHLPARAEGYLWTLVFSTSQHGFSLNSMYRKMAKVESPILLVIEDTAGNVFGALTSCSLHVSDHFYGTGESLLFRFTPRFQAFNWTGDNLYFIKGNNESLVIGAGDGKFGLWLDGDLYQGRTQSCSTYGNEPLAPHEDFVVKTLECWAFI